GATACGGTGACATTTGAGTTCACAGTAAGTTGAGGGAGCGAGGCGGAGGGATGAGCAAGTCGAAGGGCCCAGTGTGGGCCTGTGCTCGGAGAGTTAGGAGAGGAGCAAGGAGGCTGGGCGGCCACAGTGGCAGTCACAGGGCACAGTGGGAGGGGCGAGGTCAGGTCACGTAGGCCACGATGCAGTCTCTGGATGTGGAGGGTTTGGGCAGAAGGATGAAAATCTTCTgacttaaaattttccaaaatcacCATGCCTGCCGTGCAGAGAAGCGGCTGCAGGGGCGAGTGCAGATGCAGGGGGCAGTCAGGAGGCAGCTACGAGGGTGGCTTGGCCAGGGCGGTAGCAGTGGGCTGGTGAGAAGTGTCGGGTCCTGGCCGTATTCTGAAGGCAGAGCAGTCAGATGTGCCGGTAGCTGGAGGTGGGGcacaagaggaagagaagagtccACGAGGATTCCAAGGATTCCGGCCTGAGCAAGGGAGAGGATGAGGCTGCCGGTTACTGAGATGGGATGACTGTGGGGCCACCAGGCTTCGGAGGGACCATCAGAGGTCGGGTTTGGACCAGTTAGCTTTGGGACGGTGAAATGGCATTAAGTGGAAGTGGCGAGGGAGGGGGCAAGTTGGAGCTCCGGGAAGAGGTGGGTTTAGAGATTTAATCTGGGAGTGGACAGAAGACATTGAAAGCCAGGGATGGGATGAGACAACCTAGGTCCTTGACTCCAGGGAGTAATGTAGATGGAGAAGAGGTCTGAGGATTTTCAAGGGTGTGGCCTGTTGCCCACACGGACACTCAGAGAATCTTAGCGAGGACTTGCAGGCTGAGGAACCCCCACTGCACCCCATAATATGCCCCACATTCTTctcagggagggagacagacctGGATCCACCACTTGTAAGGTTTTTGAGCTTTTTGACCCCTCTGTGCTTCAGTTGCTTCATGTGTAAAAGGGTTTGGGGGAGGACTAAATGATGTAATGCACCCAGCATGCAGTTGTGGTCCACATGTGGCAGCTCTTCTTACCGCCATTTCTAGTGATCTGAAGCAGGTCCATAAATTTAACTGGAAAGTGTCGGACTGCTAAACCCTTCAGATTCTAGTCCTGAAGATGCAACTGGGCGCTAGGGGTCCACCGTTTATAACCTCTCTCAGCCAGGCACTCTGCTCATGGTCAGTCCTACTCCCTTTAAGTTgcttttcatccattcattctgcaaatacttattgagcatcttCTATGTGCCCAGAAGCTTGGTGGGACAGAAATGCATAGGTCTGAGGCACATAACCTGGGTTgcaatcctgcctctgccactgaACACCTGCATGACCCTGGCCAAGTGAATTAACctcttcaggcctcagtttcctcatcagtgaaatgGGGGTAATAAGCGCAGCTGCCTTATCAGATTCAATCAGAGGATGTCTGCAAGTAGACCTGGTAGGTAATTAAATGCTCAGTAGTGATCACTGTCTTGGCTATAAAGAATTCGGGAGCAAATGCAAGGTGCAGGACTGGGGGTGGAACCGAACAGCAGCTCACAGCTGGCCGCCCCGTGCCCCCTCTCCAGGACATGGTGACCTACTTTCTGAACCTGAGCCTGGCCAACGCACAGGGGACGCCGCGCTGGGAGCTGGAGTACCGGCTGACCAAGGCCTACGGGGTGCCGGACGCAGGCGCCCAGTCCCTGCACACAGCTCTGGACCGCATCGCCAGTGACCAGGGCGCGCTGCAGCGCTACTACGTCTACAACTCGGTCAGCTACGATGACAGGGCCTGTGACGAGGCATGCCGCACCGAGCACGTGTGCGCCATGCGCCACGTGGCCTTCAGCACCTACGCCACCTGCTTGCTCGCCTCCCGCTCCGCGCCTGCGCCTGGGCTcgggctcctgctcctgctcctgctgacggcggggcggggcctgcgcgcgCTGCTGGCGCCCTGACCTTGGGCGCCCAGCCAGCCGCCCACTTGCTGGGCTCATCTTCCTCCTGGTAAAATGGGCAGCGTCACACCCTGGAGATCTGAGGTTTTCCACGTTTCTCCGTGTGCGGAGAGGGAACTGGATGGGACGGCCGGATCCGGAAACGAAGCCCCCACGAAAGCACATTTCTTTCATGGTTCATGTTTTACTCCCCAAACAAAGCTCATCGAGCACATTATTCTGTGCATTGTTTGTTTTACTATGTAAACGACGTTTAAAGTAgtggctcctcccctcccccactcagaTTGTCGTTGTAAACTGAGTGGCACGAACGCGTTGCTCGCAGTCTGCGAAGTCCCGCACTTTGGGATCAGAACGTGCCTTTCCGTTtcgttgttttgttttgcaacaATGCAAATGTGAGGGACTGCTCCGGGCAGTCTCGCCTTCTAGGGCCTCCAGGCGCCTCAAATGTAAACTAGACGGTTGGAAGTCTGCTAAGCGAAGGGCGGCGGTCTGCGTGCCTCGCGGCCCTCGGGGCTCAGGTGGGCTGCGTCGGGGGACCCCTGGGCTGGCGTCAGGGCTGGAGTCAGAGGCCGGGGCAGCGGAAGGGCTAGGGTAAGGGACCGGGGCGTCCGCGGGCCTCGCCCCTCCCCGGACGGGGCGGGACGTGGAAGTCCCGCCCAGCAGGCCCGagcccggggccgcccccgcctCCTTCCTGCCGCCGCGACCCCTGGCTGCCAGGGCGGGCGCGCGcggcagaggggaaggaggggcagaggcaggcgggCCATGCCCTTGTCGCCCCGCGCCACCCTTCTTCGGGACCTGGTCCTGGGCGTGCTGGGCACCGCCGCCTTCCTGCTCGACCTGGGTGCCGACCTGTGGGCCGCCTGCCAGTACGTGCTCAGCGGCCACTACCTGTGGGCGGCGCTGGTGCTGGCGCTGCTGGCCCTCGCCTCGGTCGCGATGCAGCTCTTCAGCTGGGTCTGGCTGCGCGCCGACCCCGTCGGCCTGCACGGGCCGCAGCCCCCCGGTCGCTGCCTGGCGCTGCTGCATCTCCTGCAGCTGGGATACCTGTACAGGTGAGCGCCgcgggaagggggaggggacacgCAGCCCGGCACCGCCGGCAGTGAGACGCCTGACATCGGAAGTGGGTGGGACCTACAGGTGAGCGTCCCGCCCATCAGAGAAAGAACTCCGGCTGACAGCCCTCAGCTCAGTTAACACTACCTTTCCTGgcacaggtgaagaaactgaggcccaaacaAGAAGGGGAGGTGCATAGGATTCGGGGTCAGGCCTCTCTGGGATTTAGTCTGGCTTTGCCACCTGTGACCTCATTTCTGAGtttctctgaccctcagtctcctcctctatAAAAAGTAGGTGCTCACCTAGAGATAGGTGTGGCAGGCATCTGTTGTGAGAAGTGAGTGAAAGAGGAAGTGCCTCTCACAGAGCTTGGTGTGTGGACTCAACACTGGCTGTCCCCTTAGCTGTGGGcagggccttgggcaagtcactcacctctctggggctcagtttaCTCGTTGTTCCGGGGAGATGGTAACATGGCCTACTTCAGttttgtgaggtttaaatgaaatGGCACCTGTACGTTGTCCTGGTGCGGAGTAAGCGTTCAACAAATGTCAGCTAGCTTCAGGGTTACTGGGGCCACCCAGGGAGCTTCAGCAGCCCTGACCCCCACAGCAGCACTGTACCCTCACAGCGGGCACCTCGCACCCTTTCCTGGCCTCTCGTATTCCTCTCCCTGGGCGTTCGCTTCCCACACCCAGGCCAAGCCAGAGGGCAGAGATGGGGCCTTACCTATCTGTGTCCCTGCAACCAGCCAGGGCTGGGCACGAGCTGCGGCTTGGAAAATGTGTTGGATCGGGCTCCTTTTCAGAACTGGCAGAGCCCCATAGAAACTGAAACCAAGGGGTCCGAGTCATGCGATGAAGTCGGGACATCTGGTGATCTGGGTGGGGATGGAGCCAGGATCCACTTTGAATCCGTTTACAAATTCTTTCCAGATCTTGCCTTGACAAAGCTGCGTGGAGTCCCCAGGAGTGGGGGAGAGGAGCTTTGAATGTTGCAGTTTTGCCTGAGGCTCTGTACAGACagacatcaaaaaagaaaaaaaaaaaaaccgagcGGACATGAAGGGGTGCTGCTAGATAGTCCCAGGCGGGCTTTGAGGAGCCTGGAATCCATAacctcctccctcatcctctccctccctctctctgctgaGCTTGAGTCAGACAGACTGTACTGAGCCTTGGTTTCGAAAACAGGGTCTCTGTTCCCACCTGTGACTTGGCTATGCAGGGCCCCATCCAGGACACTGGGGGGTCAGAGGCAAAGGCTCCTGCTGAGGGGGAGCCCcatgggccctgcctgccccttagTGTTCTCAAGTCTGTCCAGGGGAGTGCCAGGTGAGTGAGTGGGCTTACTAATCCCAGTAGCCAGCTGAGCGGAGTTCTGGGTCGGGCAGGCCATGGTGCATCCTCCACTCCACACTCATGCCAACGGGTCCCCCGGCCTGTCTGTCCAGCCTCTGGACTCAAGTCTGTCCCAGTCTCCATCGCCATTCCTCCAAGCCAGCCTCTTATGTGGGATCCCTCCTCCGATCTAagccctccagccctccctccccagcagggcagggTGTTCTTTCCAGAGCAGAATCTGACATGTCTTGCCTCTGCTCAGAAGCTCTCAGTGGCTCCCTTTGCCCATGGGATCCCAGGAGATTCGAGAGCTACTAAAAGTTGAGAACTGTCTCAGCCATCTTTATGGCATTTTTGAATTCAGTTTTGGGTCCGAATCCTGATCCCACTGCTTATTAGTATCTTGatcctgtttccccatctgtaaagtggggctcCTCTGAGGAGTCAACAGGACAAAGTTTGTGATGAGCTTGGGACAGTGCCTGGCCAGCATGAGTAGACGCTGCATGTATCCCCatcctacagatgaggaaatgagttCAGTAAGGTTAAGTCGCTCGCCCCAAGCCCCATCGCATGGAAGTGAGGAGCTCGGATTGGAGCCTGTCTGCCTCCACCAGGTGGGCGGGAGACTGAGGGATTCACAGGACACTAACCTGGCCTCTGTGTGTGCTGCCAGGTGCGTGCAGGGGCTGCAGCAGGGGCTGCTGGCGTGGCGGCAGGAAGCGCCCTCTGAGTTTGACTTGGCCTATGCCGACTTCCTCTCCCTGGACATCAGCATGTTGCGGCTCTTCGAGACCTTCTTGGAGACGACGCCGCAGCTCACCCTGGTGCTGGCCATCGTGCTGCAGAGTGGCCGGGCCGAGTCCTACCAACGTGAGTGACGGGCCAGCGCCAGCCCGGCTCTTACAGCTTGGGGAGTTTTCCCTCAAACGtcagaaatgttttctctcttttagaaAGGCTGCTTGGAAAGTAGGAGAACATGCTTAAGTCAGGCAGATCGGGCTTCGAATCTAAATCACCCTCTGGCTATAGGAGTTTGGACAATGACCTGAGTATCAGTATCAGTTTATTCTCATCTGAAAAGTGGACATAAGAAATACTCCTGCCGCATAGGGTTGATGGAAGGATTAAGGGAGGTGATGCCTGGTACATCATGGCTCTTAGTTgtcatttttaccattttgaaGACAATAGCGATAAAGTGTGTTGGGTGCCTCATACAGAACAGGCAGGTTGTTAGTCAAGAAACAATTCATTGAGCACCTTCGTACACGCAGGTTTTTATTGTGCATTTGTTCTGTGCCTGTTGCGGTGTTGGGGACACAGCAGGGAACCAGATGAGCGCCGCCCTGGCCTGCAGGGTGGTGGACTATAAACAGGTGCGTGCAGGAActagaaaagggagaggtagatgTCGGAGCTGGGCAGGGCCACACAAAGCAGAAGTTTGACAGTGAGGAAATGCGGGAAGGTTTTTGCCCACAGAAGGGAAGCGACTTGGCTAAGGTCACAGGCCCAGCCGGTGGCCGAGCTAGGACTCCAATGAGCTAGGACTCCAACGCATGTCTGAGTCAGGCTCTAGGGCTTCCCTTTTGCTTTCACTGCCCCCGCACACCTTGAGGCTCCCTGTTGTAAATGCCGCAGTCCCCCAAGGAACCCGGTCCCCCCACTCTCCTGTCATTCGTCGTGTGACCTGGGAGAGTCTtcctctctctggcctcagtttccacggCCATGGAAGATGGGGTTGGACTCAGTCCCCAAGGCCCTTTCAGCTTGCTAGTCTGTAACTTAATTGGCAGAAAGGTAACAGCGGCCGTCTCAGCTGGGTCCCTGCGATCAGCCAGGCACCGTGGGAAGTGCCTGGAGTCCTCATTCTACAttcacagcagccctgtgggTCACTGCTATGCTTATCTCCAGTTTTCACAAGAGGAAAGAGGTGCAGAAAGGTGCAGGGTGATTGGCCCTGGGTCACTCAGCACTCACTGGGCACAAGTTTTTGTCTATTTGAGGGTGGGGGGTATCTGGGACCAGGGCTAAGTGGAGACAGTTTACACCGTgtgggtggaggggcagggagacagattttcccactttttatttAGCAAACGTTTATTCAGCTGCTATTATGTGCCGCATACTTAGCTGCTTTCTATCCTCAGGGAGCTCGGGAATAAGGAAATGGGTAATTGCTGTGTGATGAGACCCAGGCAGAAGTGAGTGGCATGTTCCAGGGACACCTGATGCAGCCGAGCGGGTGGGCTGCGGTCAGGATGGGTGATGCTAGGGGCTATTagagctggggctgggaagtGGGACATGTGATCCAGGCTgaacagcctgtgcaaagccTGTCAAGGTCACAGCGGGTGCCAGGCAAACGGGAAGAACATCGGCCCTGCTGAGACTGCGGGGTGGGAAGGGTAGTTAGAAAGGGCGACAGCCACAACTCTGATGGCAGCCTGGGAATGGGTTCCCAGTGCACATCTGTGGAGTGAGAGCAGGGGAGGAAGCTTCGGGAGACACTCCGGTGCTGCTTCCCCCTCCCTGGATGTCCTGGTGCTTCTAGGTCAGGATGGGCAGCCAGGAAGTGGGATAGGACCCCCGTTGTAAACTTCTGGGTCTTGGAAAATCAAGATTAGGGGCCAGTCTGAGGGGGGAGCCGGGGGATTGGGGAGACCTTCTGTCCACACAGCAGGGACGTTCCTCCTGGCCTGGGGGCAGCTTCAGCAGAGGCCTGTTGCCATCCCTTAGGATTTCCCgtctcccccccctttttttttttccgagacagagtctcgctttgttgcccaggctagagtgagtgccatggcgtcagcttagctcacagcaacctcaaactcctgggctcaagcaatcctactgcctcagcctcctgagtagctgggactacaggcatgtgccaccatgcccggctaattttttctatttatattagttggccaattaatttctttctatttatagtagagacagggtcttgctcttgcttaggctggtttcaaactcctgaccttgagcaagccacctgccttggcctcccagagtgctaggatcatctCCCCTTTTGAAACTCAGAACCGGGGAACTGGGACTGCTGACATTCACACTCAGGAAAGGCTTGGGCTCATCCGGGAAGGGAAGGGTTATGGTGGCCTAGAAGATGCTCAGCGTGAGGCCAAGGCCCAGGGGTGCTGAATGCTGGGTGACTCTTTGTTAGTCACATGCATACCCTCTCATCCTTGAAAATGCCACCGTGCCTTACTATGCAGGTGGTGAAGGGCACACTGGTGGTTGAGTCCCAACTCTTCTTGTGGTTGCGTGAACTTACCGAATGTCCTCCCCCTGCAGCTGTTCTTCGACAAACAGGGGTGCTAATGTCTGCGTCGGGGTGCTGTGAGGGCCCCCGAGGTACCTGTGACCCCTGGGGGCTGCCATGCAGGCTGTGCACAGCGCTCACCCATATCCTGTCACTCTTTGCAGTGGTTGGCATCTGCGTGTCCTTCGCGGGCATCTCGTGGGCGCTGCTGGACTACCACCGGGCCTTGCGCGCCTGCCTGCCCTCCAAGCACCTCCTGGGCCCGGGCTCCTCCGTGATCTACTTCCTGTGGAACCTGCTGCTGCTGTGGCCCCGAGTCCTGGCTGTGGCCCTGTTCGCAGCCATCTTCCCCTGCTTCGTGGGCCTGCACTTCCTGGGCCTGTGGCTGGTGCTGCTGCTCTGGGTCTGGCTTCAGGGCACAGACTTTATGCCGGACGCTGGCTCCGAGTGGCTGTACCGGGTGACGGTGGCCACAATCCTCTATTTCTCCTGGTTCAATGTGGCTGAGGGCCACACCCGAGGCCGGGCCACCATCCATGTGGTGTTCCTCTTGAGTGACAGTGTTCTCCTGGTGGCCACTGGAATGACTCATAGCACCTGGCTGCCCAGTGGGGTCCCACTGCAGACGTGGCTGCCTGTGGCGGGCGTCTGCTTCCTCCTGGGTCTGGCTTTGCGACTGGCCTACTACCGCTGGCTGCACCCTCGCTGCAGCTGGGAGCCCGACCGGGTGGACGGGGCCCGGAGTCTGCTTTCCCCAGAGCGGGGGAGTCAGCTGCCTCAGAACAGGCGTGCGGCCCAGTTAGCTCACACCTTCTTCCCCAAGGCTAAGGGTGCGGCTGCTTCGCCAGTGAAGGGAGAGGCCAACGGGGTCCTCTGAGGCAGGGTCTGACCCAGCGAGGGAAGGAGGACAGTGAGTCACTGTAGAAGGCAGGAGAAGATAAGCTAATTATGCTGCTGTGGGCCTGAGCCACTCACCGAAAGTGGGACGCCTGCTCTGTGCCCGGCACAGCAGAGTCGAGTAAGGCACAGGCCTCCTTCGAGGCATTCACAGTGTGACCAAGACGACAAGGGCTGGGTCCTGCAGGGTCAGGGCCCCAGTTATATACAGAACACTtcgagaggaaagaagagagcccttttctgtccctgtcccccaccaGTATAGCTGGTGACCCCAAGCTTCCCCTGTGGGTATGTGCACCTCCCGGCCATCTCTAAAGTGATTGGTAGAGGTGCTGTCCCACCCCTTAAGGACCCAGGGGCTCCAGAGGGCTGTTCTCTAGAattcttcctcccctgccctgccacatTCATTCAATTCATTCAACAACATTTACTGAGAGCATTTTATGTGCCAGGAATAACATTCTGTCCTTGGAAGCTGGAACAAGCTCAGCTGCCACCCTAGCTTCATCCCTCATGCACTTCAGCCAGTCCTGGGTTGGATCTCAAGGCTGGAAGCCAGGGCTGTGAACTCtgggtgcccccccccccctcGTCAGGCTCTGCAGGGTGCAGCTGGCACACCCTCCGCTCCTGTTCTCTGGGGCCGCCTTTCAACCAGATGCCTTGTGAACCTGCGGTCTGAGTACTTTTATATTCTTTAGCCAGCGTACCTCCTACCTCAGAGTCCGTGTGAGAGGAAGATGTGGGTGCATATGTGTCTCCGCAAGGAGAGACACGTGTTGTCTTTAACAGTATTATTAGGTTATTATTAAAACCTCATGAAATCCGTTAACCTAGTCTGTGTCATTAAACAAAATCTCCCGGAGTTCAAAACCTCCTGGAAAGGAGTCCAGGACATGAAATCCATCCCAAAATTGGTAAAGGCCcccaagacagagaaaaagagctGGCTTAGCTGGGCCTCCTCGGCCTTGTTTCCCACGTTTTTGGAACTGGTGGGGCCAGCGGGGGGTTGAGTGCTCAGCTGGGGACCAGAACCCAGGTCTGGGCTGACTCTTGTGCATGCTCTTGACTACCAGCGCTGCTCTGGGCCTGGCAGGAGCAGCCACAAACACCTTAGTACCGTGATAAAGTGACTTGTGGGACACACGTGATAGTGCTGGGGAAGTGGGATCTTTTGCTGTTCTGGGAGGTCTGTGGTTTGGAGAAACAAGGAACAGGAAAAGGTCACTGGACACAAGAAAAGGTTCCAATGAGTCACCTGTGTGATGGGATCCGGGATAGTCTCAGGtctgttattcatttattctagtGGAGACATAATAAATAGGCTTAAGTAAAACCTTTGGTACATCAGATAGTGTtgagtgctaaaaaaaaaaaacataacacagGGAAGGGGATAGGGCGTActtgtgtgttgggggtgggagtTACAAGTTTATATAGAATGGCTGCGGAAAGCCCCCCTGAGAAATTGATAAGCCctaaaggaaagggagggagggagtcctTTCAGCGGTGACTGTGTGATGTGGCCTGTAAATGTCAAGAAGGAGCAGAGTCCAGAGTCACTGGTGGCTTGAACTATTGTGagggaaggaatttttttttttaatttcagaatattacggggatataaaatgttttggttatataatttgcttttgtacagtttgagtggAAGTTATGAAtttgtccatcacccagataatgtgcattgtacccgttaggtgtgcatttacccatcccctcatccccgctcccgcctgcttgatttctgttaaGTTTTACTTTTGTGCGTGCATGTATCGatccattagttccaatttagtagtgagtacatgtggtatttgtttttccattcttgctatacttcacttagaagaatggtctccagttcatccaggttgttacaaaaggttcaccatttttttttttatggctgagtagtactccatggtatacacatgatataccactttttattaatccattcatgtattaatggacacttgagttgtttccacatctttgcaattgtgaattgtgctgctatgaacatttgagtgcaagtgtcttttttataaagtatctctttttcctttgggtaaatacccagtagtggaattgctggatcaaatggttagGTCTACTCTTAGTTCTTAGAGGTATCTACATACTACTTTCCACGGAGGGTGTACTAGTTTGTAATCCCACTGACAGTGCACAagtgttctttctctctgcatccaagctgacatctgttgttttggagctttttgataaaagccattctcactggagttaggtggtgtctcattgtggttttgatttgcatttccctgatgattagagacgttgagcattttttcatgtgtttgttggccattagtcttttcttttgaaaagtttctattttttctccacTTGTTTGATGTTTacttgctgatttgcctgagttctttgcggattctagttatcagtcctttattggatgtatagcatgcaaatattttcccattctgtaggttgtctgtttgctctatggattgtttccttggctgtgcagaagcttttaaatttaatcaggtcccacttatttatttttgtcattgctgtgattgcctttgagatCTTCTGcataattctttgcctaggccaatagcTATGtgagtttttccaacctcttctgatcctttcaatatatgcagaaaaagcttttgacaaaattcagcactcttttatgataagaggTCTCAATAAAACAGGCATctatggaacatacctcaacatacTCCAATCACTTCAGAAGTGTcaccatttctgttcaacattgtactggaagtcctagccagagcagtcaggcaagagaaagaaaccaaggatatccaaatggggaaagaagaggtcaaactataaCTCTCTGCtgattatatgatcttatatctagaaaaccccaaagattctgtcaAGAAAcacctgaaattgataaataaattcagcaaagtctcgggttacaaaatcaatgtacacaaatcagtaccattcctatataccaacaacagtcaagctgagaatcaaataaagactcagtatctttcacaatagcaacaaagaaaataaaatacttaggaatatatttaaccaaggaggtgaaagatctacagggagaactataaaacactgaggaaagaaattgcagaagacataaacaaatggaaaaacatatcatgctcatggattggcagaatcaacattgttaaaatggctaTACTACCCAAAGAGGGAAGGAATGTTACAAATGGAATTCCACGAAATGAAGGGTTTGTAGTGCTCTAGTGACCTGAAGCTAAGGATGACCCAGAGATgaaggatgggggcagggagaagttCTGGGAAGATGATGCTGGTGATTTTGACGTACATGGCACATTATAGGCAGAACTGTAGATCATCCAATCTAGTGATTTCCAGACTTTTGAGTATCATGGACTGGTAAAATGGCCAACGTGGTTgccaatttaattttaacaaaagaagtcATTAAAAACTATCACCATCGGCtgggctcatgcccataatcccagcacttttgggaggctgaggtgggaggattgctcaaggccaggagttcaggaccccgtctctacaaaaaatagaaaaactagccaggcgtggtggcacttgcctatagtcccaactactctggaggcttgaggcagaaggatcacttgagcccaggagtttgaggttgctgtgagttatgatgacatcgctccattctagcccaggcaacagagtggggccctgtctccaaaaacaaaacaccccaaaacaacaaaaacacacacaaaacaaaaaaaccccagaactATCACCATCTATTATCTTCATCTCATAAAAGAAAGG
This region of Microcebus murinus isolate Inina chromosome 2, M.murinus_Inina_mat1.0, whole genome shotgun sequence genomic DNA includes:
- the XKR8 gene encoding XK-related protein 8; its protein translation is MPLSPRATLLRDLVLGVLGTAAFLLDLGADLWAACQYVLSGHYLWAALVLALLALASVAMQLFSWVWLRADPVGLHGPQPPGRCLALLHLLQLGYLYRCVQGLQQGLLAWRQEAPSEFDLAYADFLSLDISMLRLFETFLETTPQLTLVLAIVLQSGRAESYQLVGICVSFAGISWALLDYHRALRACLPSKHLLGPGSSVIYFLWNLLLLWPRVLAVALFAAIFPCFVGLHFLGLWLVLLLWVWLQGTDFMPDAGSEWLYRVTVATILYFSWFNVAEGHTRGRATIHVVFLLSDSVLLVATGMTHSTWLPSGVPLQTWLPVAGVCFLLGLALRLAYYRWLHPRCSWEPDRVDGARSLLSPERGSQLPQNRRAAQLAHTFFPKAKGAAASPVKGEANGVL